The Kitasatospora sp. NBC_00374 genome has a segment encoding these proteins:
- a CDS encoding aminoglycoside N(3)-acetyltransferase — MVYSQAELTAHVRDLGVREGETLLVQSSVKAIGPVDGGSAAIVAALRAALGPAGTLVAYTATPENSDTSPLDRAATAGLPPAELRGYRATMPAFDRASTPASRTMGRLAEEIRTTEHAVRSDHPQTSFAAVGPAAGRLMAGHDLRSHLGERSPTHRLYQEGARVLLVSVPWVCCTVFHLAEYWQPEQAQQHYGCVIRDGRGVRQWVHFDALRLEVRHFEEMAQAVVRECAGLVRGRLGDAECFLLPIAETVDLATKWLLNRKS, encoded by the coding sequence GTGGTGTACTCCCAAGCGGAGCTGACCGCCCATGTGCGCGACCTGGGCGTCAGGGAGGGCGAGACCCTGCTCGTGCAGTCCTCCGTGAAAGCGATCGGTCCGGTCGACGGCGGGTCGGCGGCGATCGTCGCCGCCCTGCGGGCCGCCCTCGGCCCGGCCGGCACCCTGGTGGCGTACACGGCGACCCCGGAGAACTCCGACACCTCCCCGCTGGACCGGGCGGCGACCGCCGGGCTGCCGCCCGCCGAGCTGCGCGGCTACCGGGCGACGATGCCGGCGTTCGACCGGGCGAGCACGCCGGCCTCGCGCACCATGGGCCGGCTCGCGGAGGAGATCCGCACCACCGAGCACGCGGTGCGCAGCGACCACCCGCAGACCTCGTTCGCGGCGGTCGGCCCGGCGGCCGGGCGCCTGATGGCCGGCCACGACCTGCGCAGCCACCTCGGCGAGCGCTCGCCGACCCACCGGCTCTACCAGGAGGGGGCCCGGGTCCTGCTGGTCAGCGTGCCGTGGGTGTGCTGCACGGTCTTCCACCTCGCCGAGTACTGGCAGCCGGAGCAGGCCCAGCAGCACTACGGCTGTGTGATCCGGGACGGGCGCGGGGTGCGGCAGTGGGTGCACTTCGACGCGCTCCGGCTGGAGGTCAGGCACTTCGAGGAGATGGCGCAGGCGGTCGTCCGGGAGTGCGCGGGCCTGGTCAGGGGCAGGCTGGGGGACGCCGAGTGCTTTCTGCTGCCGATCGCCGAGACCGTGGATCTTGCGACGAAGTGGCTTCTCAACAGGAAAAGTTGA
- a CDS encoding TIR-like protein FxsC, translating into MGCTALFHRELAVPRLRSFCGYQLSRGRRGLNGQGDSGRDQRPYFFLSYAHIPRAGNRGSGDPNIWVAQLYNDLCEAIFQLTDAPSGHPVGFMDRSMHQGQKWAERLSAELANCRVFVPLYSPRYFASQACGKEWHLFSQRPVYQRRPGGERHTGIVPVLWVAMNHYPLPRVASELQFSHDSFGGDYAAEGLYALMKIASYRGQYENAVYRLAERIVHVAKQTVIPLGQQADFESQPSAFEPPPPTDRVRISVYSLRRRELPAGRGPDCYGARRLDWQPYQPQSARPLAEDAAEVARRMGFVPTVGEFEDEADVLLAEEPAGPSVLLVDRWALTDRQRSGKIRQLDRRNLPWVSVLEPWNPEDPECRRDEEMLNGLSEEVLRLSRGAHRPSLRSPVGGTPGSLEEFRGELERAVMQATNAFDQRSETRPGPAGPAGATGPRRPSLRQGLRGAEPTTDGYGRDDDGGLGRVARGGGEP; encoded by the coding sequence GTGGGGTGTACGGCCCTATTCCATCGGGAACTAGCCGTTCCTAGACTGAGGAGCTTCTGTGGGTATCAGCTGTCTCGGGGGAGGCGCGGCTTGAACGGCCAGGGGGACAGTGGCAGGGACCAGCGTCCGTATTTCTTCCTCAGTTATGCGCATATTCCGCGGGCGGGGAACCGGGGTTCGGGCGATCCCAACATCTGGGTCGCACAGTTGTACAACGACCTCTGCGAGGCCATCTTCCAGCTCACCGACGCGCCGTCCGGCCACCCGGTGGGTTTCATGGACCGCTCCATGCACCAGGGGCAGAAGTGGGCCGAGCGGCTCTCCGCCGAGCTCGCCAACTGCCGGGTGTTCGTGCCGCTCTACTCGCCGCGCTACTTCGCCAGCCAGGCCTGCGGCAAGGAGTGGCACCTGTTCAGCCAGCGGCCGGTGTACCAGCGGCGGCCCGGCGGCGAGCGGCACACCGGGATCGTCCCGGTGCTGTGGGTGGCGATGAACCACTACCCGCTGCCCCGGGTGGCCAGTGAACTCCAGTTCAGCCACGACAGTTTCGGCGGCGACTACGCGGCCGAGGGGCTGTACGCGCTGATGAAGATCGCCTCGTACCGGGGCCAGTACGAGAACGCCGTGTACCGGCTCGCCGAGCGGATCGTCCACGTCGCCAAGCAGACCGTCATACCCCTCGGCCAGCAGGCGGACTTCGAGTCCCAGCCGAGCGCCTTCGAGCCGCCGCCGCCCACCGACCGGGTGCGGATCTCGGTGTACTCGCTGCGCCGCCGGGAGCTGCCGGCCGGGCGCGGCCCGGACTGCTACGGGGCGCGCCGGCTCGACTGGCAGCCCTACCAGCCGCAATCGGCACGGCCGTTGGCCGAGGACGCGGCCGAGGTGGCCCGGCGGATGGGCTTCGTGCCGACCGTCGGCGAGTTCGAGGACGAGGCGGACGTGCTGCTGGCCGAGGAACCGGCCGGCCCGAGCGTGCTGCTGGTCGACCGCTGGGCCCTGACCGATCGTCAACGAAGCGGTAAGATCAGGCAGTTGGACCGGAGGAACCTGCCCTGGGTGAGCGTCCTGGAGCCGTGGAACCCGGAGGACCCGGAGTGCCGAAGAGACGAGGAGATGCTCAACGGTCTGAGCGAGGAAGTCCTGCGGCTCAGCCGCGGTGCCCACCGGCCCAGCCTGCGCAGCCCGGTCGGCGGCACCCCCGGCAGCCTGGAGGAGTTCCGCGGCGAACTCGAACGGGCCGTGATGCAGGCGACCAACGCCTTCGACCAGCGGAGCGAGACAAGGCCGGGCCCGGCAGGCCCGGCCGGCGCGACGGGACCGCGCAGGCCCAGCCTGCGACAGGGCCTGCGTGGTGCGGAGCCGACGACCGACGGGTACGGCAGGGATGACGACGGCGGCCTCGGACGGGTTGCCCGTGGGGGAGGAGAGCCATGA
- the fxsT gene encoding FxSxx-COOH system tetratricopeptide repeat protein: MTDTPTWAHRPAERPGDKLRATGHRTERDYGARTEDDRQGRIITFYSYKGGTGRTMALANTAWILASNGHRVLTVDWDLEAPGLDQFFRPFLDPDVVAGTTGIMDLFADYLEEARRPLNRDLNWHEDFARIHPHAISLAWPHFPGEGGLDFVPAGQLNRDYSGTGNRIDWDLLYENHNGAAFIEALRRDMKRRYDYVLIDSRTGLTDTADICTVEMPDDLVVCFTLSDQSIDGASRVAHTIDTQYESRGIRILPVPMRIDEGEKEKADAGRALARIKFGGLPEGLSEAELLRYWASVEIPYRPFYAYEEILAPFGDLPQQPASILAACERLTSELTHGQVTGLPPMDEDLRLRNLAAFVRRRPTAPADLYLSYVPQDRAWADWISAVLGQAGFRVVSMDLGVGTNPRTSTERGIDSAYRTVAVLSSAYLSSPQAQALWGRTVSADPAGARRQLIPVRVGDIRITAPYNNRNPVDLVGRDEAEAVQALLRALGRGEADLGERATDTPRFPGAKPAYWSVPQRNHSFTGRTKVLDDLREQLVGGPTAVLPTPQTLYGLGGIGKTQVALEYAHRYMSHYDLVWWINAEQTESAAQSFAELAGRLGLRTSDSVNEAAEAARDALRRGSPTSRWLLVFDNADEPSRIRPYFPDGPGHILVTSRNQGWSGQAGVLGVDVFTRAESVDHITRRVRGLTRQEADRVAEALGDLPLAVEVAAAWLETTRTPVDTYVAQLQAAATKVLAAGETPVDYPTPVGLTWNVSIARLREQSPAAVRLLELSAFFAPEPISLKHFFYSEQMRRALEPFDAELTDSFMLGKVIRAVSRYALAKTDASSFQVHRLVQAVVRSGMTQADQNSTMHEVHRILASARPQLGDTDNPENWPTLEKIWPHLGPSRAQDCDEREVRELLIDRVRYLWKTVDLDQALQLARQLDAVWAERYEVEADPAERRFLRRQILSLRFNLANVLRSMGSYTEALEMDQATLAGQRELLGEHNAFTLMTANSMGADLRYLNRFQEALTMDLETYSQFVELFGEDDARTLSVANNLAIDHRLVGNSVAARDLDQDTFERRSAVLDQAHPYTLSSKSNLARDLREMGDYKGSAELLREVYEAFTSILGPDLPETLRNAKSLAVSLRRAGELGEARELTEQTYQRYVERYGTENPEALACQLNLAADHSAAGDKETARDIAAAAYDGHRRLLGDDHPFTLACQNNLAIYLRGSGDVAGAVRFGEQAVQGLSRVLDPDHPYTLNAMINLANAYAESGQLARAEEIGRVAHAGLDNRYGPTHPDAVVCQLNLAITLRAAGRAREAEAMRKHAMVILLELFDEGHPTVVSAHNWHRINRDLEPQPL, encoded by the coding sequence ATGACCGACACACCGACCTGGGCGCACCGGCCGGCCGAGCGGCCGGGGGACAAGCTCCGGGCCACCGGCCACCGCACCGAGCGGGACTACGGCGCCAGAACGGAGGACGACCGCCAGGGCCGGATCATCACCTTCTACTCGTACAAGGGCGGCACGGGGCGCACCATGGCGCTGGCCAACACCGCCTGGATCCTGGCCTCCAACGGGCACCGGGTGCTCACCGTGGACTGGGACCTGGAGGCCCCCGGCCTCGACCAGTTCTTCCGGCCGTTCCTGGACCCGGACGTGGTCGCCGGGACGACCGGCATCATGGACCTCTTCGCGGACTACCTCGAAGAGGCCCGCCGCCCGCTCAACCGCGACCTCAACTGGCACGAGGACTTCGCCCGGATCCACCCGCACGCCATCTCGCTGGCCTGGCCGCACTTCCCGGGCGAGGGCGGCCTGGACTTCGTCCCGGCCGGGCAGCTCAACCGCGACTACTCGGGCACCGGCAACCGGATCGACTGGGACCTGCTCTACGAGAACCACAACGGCGCCGCCTTCATCGAGGCGCTGCGCCGGGACATGAAGCGCCGCTACGACTACGTGCTGATCGACAGCCGGACGGGGCTCACCGACACCGCCGACATCTGCACCGTGGAGATGCCCGACGACCTGGTGGTCTGCTTCACCCTCAGCGACCAGTCGATCGACGGCGCCTCCCGGGTCGCGCACACCATCGACACCCAGTACGAGTCGCGCGGGATCCGGATCCTGCCGGTGCCGATGCGGATCGACGAGGGCGAGAAGGAGAAGGCCGACGCCGGCCGGGCACTCGCCCGGATCAAGTTCGGCGGCCTGCCCGAGGGTCTGAGCGAGGCCGAACTGCTGCGCTACTGGGCCTCGGTGGAGATCCCGTACCGGCCGTTCTACGCCTACGAGGAGATCCTCGCGCCGTTCGGCGACCTGCCCCAGCAGCCGGCCTCGATCCTGGCCGCCTGCGAGCGGCTGACCTCCGAGCTCACCCACGGCCAGGTCACCGGCCTGCCGCCGATGGACGAGGACCTGCGGCTGCGCAACCTCGCCGCGTTCGTCCGCCGCCGACCGACCGCGCCCGCCGACCTCTACCTCAGCTACGTCCCGCAGGACCGGGCCTGGGCGGACTGGATCTCCGCCGTGCTCGGCCAGGCCGGCTTCCGGGTGGTCTCGATGGACCTCGGCGTGGGGACCAACCCGCGCACCTCCACCGAGCGCGGCATCGACTCGGCCTACCGCACGGTCGCCGTGCTCTCCTCCGCCTACCTCTCCTCGCCGCAGGCCCAGGCGCTGTGGGGCCGGACGGTCAGCGCCGACCCGGCCGGCGCCCGGCGCCAGCTGATCCCGGTCCGGGTCGGCGACATCCGGATCACCGCGCCGTACAACAACCGCAACCCCGTCGACCTGGTCGGCCGGGACGAGGCCGAGGCCGTCCAGGCCCTGCTGCGCGCCCTCGGCCGGGGCGAGGCGGACCTGGGCGAACGCGCCACCGACACCCCGCGCTTCCCGGGCGCCAAGCCCGCGTACTGGTCCGTCCCGCAGCGCAACCACTCCTTCACCGGTCGCACCAAGGTGCTGGACGACCTGCGCGAACAGCTGGTCGGCGGCCCCACCGCGGTGCTGCCCACCCCGCAGACGCTGTACGGGCTCGGCGGCATCGGCAAGACCCAGGTGGCCCTGGAGTACGCCCACCGGTACATGTCGCACTACGACCTGGTCTGGTGGATCAACGCCGAGCAGACCGAGTCGGCCGCCCAGTCCTTCGCGGAGCTCGCGGGCCGGCTCGGCCTGCGCACCAGCGACAGCGTCAACGAGGCGGCCGAGGCCGCCCGCGACGCGCTCCGCCGGGGCTCGCCGACCTCCCGCTGGCTGCTGGTCTTCGACAACGCGGACGAACCCTCCCGGATCCGCCCGTACTTCCCCGACGGCCCGGGCCACATCCTGGTCACCTCCCGCAACCAGGGCTGGTCGGGGCAGGCCGGCGTGCTCGGCGTCGACGTCTTCACCCGGGCCGAGAGCGTGGACCACATCACCCGCCGGGTCCGCGGCCTGACCAGGCAGGAGGCCGACCGGGTGGCCGAGGCGCTCGGCGACCTGCCGCTGGCCGTCGAGGTCGCCGCGGCCTGGCTGGAGACCACCCGTACGCCGGTCGACACCTACGTCGCCCAGCTGCAGGCGGCGGCCACCAAGGTGCTCGCGGCCGGCGAGACCCCGGTCGACTACCCGACCCCGGTCGGTCTGACCTGGAACGTGTCGATCGCCCGGCTGCGCGAGCAGTCCCCGGCCGCCGTCCGGCTGCTGGAGCTGTCCGCGTTCTTCGCCCCCGAGCCGATCTCGCTCAAGCACTTCTTCTACAGCGAGCAGATGCGGCGCGCCCTGGAGCCGTTCGACGCCGAGCTCACCGACAGTTTCATGCTGGGCAAGGTGATCCGCGCGGTCAGCCGGTACGCCCTCGCCAAGACCGACGCCTCCAGCTTCCAGGTGCACCGGCTGGTCCAGGCGGTGGTCCGCAGCGGGATGACCCAGGCCGACCAGAACAGCACCATGCACGAGGTGCACCGGATCCTGGCCAGCGCCCGCCCGCAGCTCGGCGACACCGACAACCCCGAGAACTGGCCCACCCTGGAGAAGATCTGGCCGCACCTCGGCCCCTCCCGGGCCCAGGACTGCGACGAGCGCGAGGTCCGCGAACTGCTCATCGACCGGGTCCGCTACCTGTGGAAGACCGTCGACCTGGACCAGGCCCTCCAGCTGGCCCGCCAGCTGGACGCGGTCTGGGCCGAGCGGTACGAGGTCGAGGCCGACCCGGCCGAGCGGCGCTTCCTGCGCCGGCAGATCCTCAGCCTGCGCTTCAACCTCGCCAACGTGCTGCGCTCGATGGGCTCGTACACCGAGGCGCTGGAGATGGACCAGGCCACCCTGGCCGGCCAGCGCGAACTGCTCGGCGAGCACAACGCGTTCACCCTGATGACGGCGAACTCGATGGGCGCCGACCTGCGGTACCTCAACCGCTTCCAGGAAGCGCTGACCATGGACCTGGAGACGTACAGCCAGTTCGTGGAGCTGTTCGGCGAGGACGACGCCCGGACGCTGTCCGTCGCCAACAACCTGGCCATCGACCACCGGCTGGTCGGCAACAGCGTGGCCGCCCGCGACCTCGACCAGGACACCTTCGAACGCCGCTCCGCGGTCCTCGACCAGGCCCACCCGTACACCCTCTCCAGCAAGTCCAACCTGGCCCGGGACCTGCGGGAGATGGGCGACTACAAGGGCTCCGCCGAACTGCTGCGGGAGGTCTACGAGGCGTTCACCTCCATCCTCGGGCCGGATCTGCCGGAGACCCTGCGCAACGCCAAGTCGCTGGCCGTGTCGCTGCGCCGGGCCGGCGAGCTGGGCGAGGCCCGCGAACTCACCGAGCAGACCTACCAGCGCTACGTCGAGCGGTACGGCACCGAGAACCCGGAGGCCCTGGCCTGTCAGCTCAACCTGGCGGCCGACCACAGCGCGGCCGGCGACAAGGAGACCGCCCGCGACATCGCCGCCGCCGCCTACGACGGGCACCGCCGGCTGCTCGGCGACGACCACCCGTTCACCCTGGCCTGCCAGAACAACCTGGCGATCTACCTGCGCGGCAGCGGCGACGTCGCCGGGGCCGTGCGGTTCGGCGAACAGGCCGTCCAGGGTCTGTCCCGGGTGCTCGACCCGGACCACCCGTACACCCTCAACGCGATGATCAACCTGGCCAACGCGTACGCCGAGAGCGGCCAGCTGGCGCGCGCCGAGGAGATCGGCCGGGTGGCGCACGCGGGCCTGGACAACCGGTACGGTCCGACCCACCCCGACGCCGTGGTCTGCCAGCTCAACCTGGCGATCACCCTCCGCGCCGCGGGCCGGGCCCGGGAGGCCGAGGCGATGCGCAAGCACGCGATGGTGATCCTGCTGGAGCTCTTCGACGAAGGGCACCCCACCGTGGTCTCGGCCCACAACTGGCACCGGATCAACCGGGACCTGGAGCCGCAGCCGCTGTGA
- a CDS encoding 2-hydroxyacid dehydrogenase, which translates to MTETVTPPVLVTRRLADGVLDRLAPPAVTLHDSEQPMARAELLAALPGRTAVITTLDDRVDAEFLAAAGPGLRIVANHAVGTHNIDLAACAERGVLVSNTPGVLTEATADLAWALLLAATRRLGEGERLLRSGRPWAWAPTFMLGMELAGTPLGILGMGRIGQAVARRAAGFAMPVGYHNRSRLPADREAGARPLPLDRLLAESRVLVVTCPLTDATRHLVDAERLAQLPPGAVVVSMTAGVVDERALAAALASGHLFAAAVDNFEHEPAVHPDLLAQERAVLVPHLGSATVRTRQAMGGLAVDNVLAVLAGDPPLTPVV; encoded by the coding sequence ATGACCGAGACCGTGACACCCCCCGTCCTCGTCACCCGCCGCCTCGCCGACGGTGTCCTCGACCGGCTGGCGCCGCCGGCCGTCACCCTGCACGACAGCGAGCAGCCGATGGCCAGGGCCGAACTGCTGGCCGCGCTGCCCGGCCGCACCGCCGTGATCACCACCCTCGACGACCGGGTGGACGCCGAGTTCCTCGCCGCCGCGGGCCCCGGCCTGCGGATCGTCGCCAACCACGCGGTCGGCACCCACAACATCGACCTGGCCGCCTGCGCCGAGCGCGGCGTGCTGGTCAGCAACACCCCCGGGGTGCTCACCGAGGCCACCGCGGACCTCGCCTGGGCCCTCCTGCTGGCCGCCACCCGCCGACTGGGCGAGGGCGAGCGGCTGCTGCGCTCCGGGCGGCCGTGGGCCTGGGCGCCGACCTTCATGCTCGGGATGGAACTGGCCGGCACCCCGCTCGGCATCCTCGGCATGGGCCGGATCGGGCAGGCCGTGGCCCGCCGCGCGGCCGGCTTCGCCATGCCCGTCGGCTACCACAACCGCAGCAGGCTCCCCGCCGACCGCGAGGCCGGGGCCCGTCCGCTGCCGCTCGACCGGCTGCTCGCCGAGTCCCGGGTCCTGGTGGTCACCTGCCCGCTCACCGACGCCACCCGGCACCTGGTGGACGCCGAGCGGCTCGCCCAACTGCCGCCCGGCGCGGTGGTGGTGAGCATGACGGCGGGCGTGGTCGACGAGCGGGCGCTGGCCGCGGCGCTGGCCTCGGGGCACCTGTTCGCCGCCGCCGTGGACAACTTCGAGCACGAGCCGGCCGTCCACCCCGACCTGCTCGCGCAGGAGCGGGCCGTCCTCGTCCCGCACCTCGGCAGCGCCACCGTGCGGACCAGGCAGGCCATGGGCGGCCTCGCCGTCGACAACGTGCTCGCCGTCCTGGCGGGCGACCCGCCGCTCACCCCGGTGGTGTGA
- a CDS encoding alpha/beta fold hydrolase yields MARTVEAPGGRALAVEVSGDPQGSPVFLLHGTPGSRVGPAPRSSVLSRMGVRLISFDRPGYGESDRLPGRRVAAAATDVLTIAEDLGLERFAVAGRSGGAPHALACAALLADRVTRVAALVSLAPRNAEGLDWYGGMTPSNVREYHQAERGLLRIADAFQLRSRVIKRDPVRLIKDLVPELPPTDRTVVTDPGIRRMLLSTYRQAFRYGAFGWIDDVLAFTTDWGFRVQDIRVPVRLWHGADDQFSPVDHSRWLADNIPGAELYLEPGAAHFGAFEEMASTLKWLVG; encoded by the coding sequence GTGGCACGGACGGTCGAGGCACCGGGCGGACGTGCGCTGGCGGTGGAGGTCTCCGGGGACCCTCAGGGCAGCCCGGTGTTCCTGCTGCACGGGACCCCGGGCAGCAGGGTGGGCCCGGCGCCGCGCAGCAGTGTGCTGTCCCGGATGGGGGTGCGGCTGATCTCCTTCGACCGCCCGGGCTACGGCGAGTCGGACCGGTTGCCGGGCCGCCGGGTGGCCGCGGCGGCGACGGACGTGCTGACGATCGCCGAGGACCTCGGCCTGGAGCGCTTCGCGGTGGCCGGGCGCTCGGGCGGTGCCCCGCACGCGCTGGCCTGTGCCGCGCTGCTCGCGGACCGGGTGACCCGGGTGGCCGCCCTGGTGAGCCTGGCGCCACGGAACGCCGAGGGGCTGGACTGGTACGGCGGGATGACGCCGTCGAACGTCCGGGAGTACCACCAGGCGGAGCGCGGGCTGCTGCGGATCGCCGACGCCTTCCAGCTCAGATCGCGGGTGATCAAGCGCGACCCGGTCCGGCTGATCAAGGATCTGGTGCCCGAACTGCCGCCCACCGACCGGACGGTGGTGACGGATCCGGGGATCCGCCGGATGCTGCTGAGCACCTACCGGCAGGCCTTCCGCTACGGCGCCTTCGGCTGGATCGACGATGTGCTGGCCTTCACCACCGACTGGGGTTTCCGGGTGCAGGACATCCGGGTGCCGGTGCGGCTGTGGCACGGGGCGGACGACCAGTTCTCCCCGGTGGACCACTCGCGCTGGCTGGCCGACAACATCCCGGGCGCCGAGCTCTACCTGGAGCCCGGGGCGGCGCACTTCGGGGCGTTCGAGGAGATGGCCTCGACGCTGAAGTGGCTGGTCGGCTGA
- a CDS encoding DUF4231 domain-containing protein produces the protein MREDELLPEIFWASDSASLQGQRRSVALSRWELVLLVVAAATGSADGDLWAWTAAFAYLLTLAMATVAARQNPQRLWYDGRAIAESVKTLCWKYAVQADAYQPPPKKLPDAERLYDVQLKGILGEFDTAQVIPEMSRMDNDLQTWREPAHHPQITDMMTRLRDQPLEVRREVYLRERVQAQREWYRSKAQRCRNAARRAGRLAIVLPLLGLTLAVLRALGWFSYDALGTVSAVAASVSAWAQLRQYRPQAAAYGLAADELAKVEAQLTQLKLDSEQAEDYWARLARDAEDAISREHTTWQARREVRGLDVPN, from the coding sequence GTGCGCGAGGACGAGCTGCTGCCCGAGATCTTCTGGGCCTCGGACTCCGCCTCGCTGCAGGGACAGCGCCGCTCCGTCGCACTGTCCCGCTGGGAGCTGGTGCTGCTGGTGGTGGCCGCCGCCACCGGTTCCGCCGACGGCGACCTGTGGGCCTGGACGGCCGCCTTCGCCTACCTGCTGACCCTGGCGATGGCCACGGTGGCGGCCCGGCAGAATCCGCAGCGGCTCTGGTACGACGGCCGGGCGATCGCCGAGTCGGTGAAGACCCTCTGCTGGAAGTACGCCGTCCAGGCCGACGCCTACCAGCCGCCGCCGAAGAAACTGCCCGACGCCGAGCGGCTGTACGACGTCCAGCTGAAGGGCATCCTCGGGGAGTTCGACACCGCGCAGGTGATCCCGGAGATGTCCCGGATGGACAACGACCTGCAGACCTGGCGGGAGCCGGCCCACCACCCGCAGATCACCGACATGATGACCCGGCTGCGCGACCAGCCGCTGGAGGTGCGCCGTGAGGTGTACCTGCGGGAGCGGGTGCAGGCCCAGCGCGAGTGGTACCGCAGCAAGGCCCAGCGCTGCCGCAACGCGGCCCGGCGGGCCGGGCGGCTGGCGATCGTGCTGCCGCTGCTCGGGCTGACCCTGGCGGTGCTGCGCGCCCTGGGGTGGTTCAGCTACGACGCGCTGGGCACGGTCTCCGCGGTCGCGGCCTCGGTGTCGGCCTGGGCGCAGCTGCGCCAGTACCGGCCGCAGGCGGCCGCGTACGGGCTGGCCGCGGACGAGTTGGCCAAGGTGGAGGCCCAGCTGACCCAGCTGAAGCTGGACTCCGAGCAGGCCGAGGACTACTGGGCCCGGCTGGCCCGGGACGCCGAGGACGCCATATCCCGGGAGCACACGACCTGGCAGGCCCGCCGCGAGGTGCGCGGCCTGGACGTGCCGAACTGA